The Serratia rhizosphaerae genome has a segment encoding these proteins:
- the lolB gene encoding lipoprotein insertase outer membrane protein LolB — protein MPIRKVSLLRLIPLASLVLAACTTTRPTGPATSPTSPEWRAHEQAVQQLNQYQTRGAFAYLSDSKKVYARFFWQQYSPDRYRLLLTNPLGSTELELNVQKNVVQLTDNQGKRYVSDNAEEMIRKMTGMAIPMNNLRQWMLGLPGEATDFTLDDRYRLSKLNYQQEGLNWKVSYQDYNSDIQPQLPSRLELQQGDQRIKLKMDNWTLK, from the coding sequence ATGCCTATCCGCAAAGTCAGTTTGCTACGCCTTATCCCGCTGGCCAGCCTGGTGCTGGCAGCCTGTACCACCACCCGACCGACCGGCCCGGCCACCAGCCCGACGTCTCCCGAATGGCGCGCCCATGAACAGGCGGTGCAGCAACTGAACCAGTATCAGACCCGCGGCGCTTTCGCCTACCTCTCCGACAGCAAAAAGGTCTACGCCCGCTTCTTCTGGCAGCAATATTCACCGGATCGCTACCGCCTGCTGCTGACCAACCCGCTCGGCAGCACCGAGCTGGAACTGAACGTGCAGAAAAACGTGGTGCAGCTGACCGATAACCAGGGCAAGCGCTACGTCAGCGATAACGCCGAGGAGATGATCCGTAAGATGACCGGCATGGCGATTCCGATGAACAATCTGCGCCAGTGGATGCTCGGCCTGCCCGGGGAAGCCACCGACTTTACCCTGGATGACCGCTACCGGCTGAGCAAACTGAATTACCAGCAGGAAGGCCTGAACTGGAAAGTCAGCTATCAGGACTATAACAGCGATATTCAGCCTCAGCTGCCGAGCCGTCTGGAGCTGCAGCAGGGCGACCAACGCATCAAGCTGAAAATGGATAACTGGACGCTCAAATGA
- a CDS encoding porin: MAHKISRLARGVAVGLIAGCTTFAAQAEITLLKQDPQAGDPLSRLNFTVGGSIRPQFNMMTGDGDKGSYKRNGFDGGTRFRFAADYYLFDDISWISYYELGVNIPALFDWDNHYADGANNTSRRMLYTGLKSKTWGQLTFGQQNSVYYDVVGAKTDIWDYDMLAQAPGNGINGDYDGSYRSRKMLKYKQTFGDADVYASYLFSDSDYLPGNGLRYKRKGGGSLGVDYHLTRDLTWGTAWNYTRAEMRDPTGGDSKTYDQNILGTALSWTPDNWTFSFGGGWYNNFLTTKQTDVHNYFAGDAWGIEYYAGYTAPVGQYALKSVTPYVMGDRLEYVSGRNYQRIDNGLGITFQFDYGFRTDVEHVFTSSTDKLGDMTVVRLRYDF, translated from the coding sequence ATGGCACATAAAATTAGCCGCTTAGCCCGCGGCGTGGCCGTTGGCCTGATCGCCGGCTGCACCACCTTTGCCGCACAGGCGGAAATCACCTTACTGAAACAGGATCCGCAGGCCGGCGATCCGCTGAGCCGCCTCAACTTCACCGTCGGCGGCAGCATCCGCCCGCAGTTCAATATGATGACCGGCGACGGCGATAAAGGCTCTTACAAACGCAACGGTTTCGATGGCGGCACCCGCTTCCGCTTTGCCGCTGATTACTACCTGTTCGATGACATCAGCTGGATCAGCTACTACGAACTGGGCGTCAACATCCCGGCGCTGTTCGACTGGGACAACCATTACGCCGACGGCGCCAATAACACCAGCCGCCGCATGCTGTACACCGGACTGAAGAGCAAAACCTGGGGCCAGCTGACCTTCGGCCAGCAAAACAGCGTTTACTATGATGTGGTCGGCGCAAAAACCGATATCTGGGACTACGACATGCTGGCCCAGGCGCCGGGCAACGGCATCAACGGCGACTACGACGGTTCTTATCGTTCCCGCAAGATGCTGAAATACAAGCAGACCTTTGGCGATGCCGACGTTTACGCCTCTTACCTGTTCAGCGACAGCGACTACCTGCCGGGCAACGGCCTGCGTTATAAGCGTAAAGGCGGCGGCTCCCTGGGCGTCGATTACCATCTGACCCGCGATCTGACCTGGGGCACCGCGTGGAACTACACCCGTGCGGAAATGCGCGATCCGACCGGTGGTGACAGCAAAACCTATGACCAGAACATTCTGGGCACCGCACTGAGCTGGACACCTGACAACTGGACCTTCAGCTTCGGCGGCGGCTGGTACAATAACTTCCTGACCACCAAGCAGACCGACGTGCACAATTACTTCGCCGGCGACGCCTGGGGTATTGAATACTACGCCGGCTACACCGCGCCGGTCGGTCAGTATGCACTGAAATCCGTCACCCCTTACGTGATGGGGGATCGTCTGGAGTACGTCAGCGGCCGCAACTATCAGCGCATCGATAACGGTCTGGGCATCACCTTCCAGTTCGACTACGGCTTCCGTACCGATGTGGAGCACGTGTTCACCTCCAGCACCGACAAGCTTGGCGATATGACCGTCGTACGTCTGCGTTACGACTTCTGA